From a region of the Lepus europaeus isolate LE1 chromosome 17, mLepTim1.pri, whole genome shotgun sequence genome:
- the HPS6 gene encoding BLOC-2 complex member HPS6, producing MKRVGTLRLLSDLSDFSGAARLRELLAGDPAVRVRCSPDGRHLLLLRPPGAPAPQLLVAVRGAGAELERAWPAGQPSPLDAFFLPWPAGPALVLVWESGLAEVWGAGVGPGWRLLQSTELCAAGGARVVAVAVARGRLVWCEQRLLGAEDRRRPPTAAFSHCVCVRTLEPSGEAGTSLGRTHVLLHHCPSFGLLASRKDLFLVPTASTWPGVAHVLLIWSPGKGKVKVASPHLGLSHSKSLNPGRGDTWDFRSLLRGLPGLLSPREPLTVHTWAPAPQGLLLLDLKGTVSLVQSHGGTRAVGTLQEAPGGLRGSAALGTFPGTLACVLGSALELLDLSSGQLLERKVLSTDKVHLLEPPVPGMEEEEELETRGGLRLLSALGLFCVGWKAPPGLEVPSAKDLVFEEACGYYQRRSLRGALLTPEELRHNSMFRAPQALASILQGHLPPSTLLTMLRTELRDYRGLEQLKAQLVAGDEEEAGWAELAEQEVTRLLRTDLVGDQLAQLNTVFQALPTAAWGATLRALQLQLDGSGRLRSQAPPDVWKKVLGGTTAGKEPPNGILPPFELLCQCLCRLEPRWLPLFVELAQQQGGPGWGAGCPGLPLYRRALAVLGEEGSRPEALELELLLGSGRPKAVLQAVGQLVQKEQWERALEAGLALGPSSPLLRSEIFKLLLAEFARHRRLDAHLPLLCRLCPPELTPSELLLLIRAHLPDDVGPPSPFPEPGAEPPLTVGLLRVLLEQTGAQGQPSGPVLSLYEDILWDPGTPPPTPPRGPMTALQASEPSGLDTWLPSGQNLCVADTGNRF from the coding sequence ATGAAGCGCGTGGGGACTCTGCGCCTGCTTTCGGACCTGAGCGACTTCAGCGGCGCCGCCCGGCTCCGcgagttgctggctggggaccccgCGGTCCGAGTGCGCTGCAGCCCGGACggccgccacctgctgctgctgcgaCCCCCGGgggcgccggcgccgcagctgCTGGTGGCCGTGCGTGGAGCCGGCGCGGAGCTGGAGCGGGCCTGGCCCGCGGGCCAGCCCTCTCCGCTGGACGCCTTCTTCCTGCCGTGGCCCGCTGGACCGGCGCTAGTCCTGGTGTGGGAGAGCGGCCTCGCCGAGGTGTGGGGCGCGGGAGTGGGGCCGGGCTGGCGCCTGCTGCAGAGCACCGAGCTGTGTGCGGCCGGCGGGGCCCGCGTGGTGGCCGTGGCGGTGGCCCGTGGCCGCCTGGTGTGGTGCGAGCAGCGTCTGCTCGGCGCTGAGGACCGGCGCAGGCCGCCCACAGCCGCTTTCAGCCACTGCGTGTGCGTCCGGACCCTGGAACCCAGCGGCGAGGCCGGCACCAGTCTGGGCCGCACACATGTCCTGCTGCACCACTGCCCCTCCTTTGGGCTGTTGGCCTCCCGCAAGGACCTCTTCCTGGTGCCCACTGCTTCCACCTGGCCTGGCGTGGCCCACGTTCTGCTCATCTGGAGCCCAGGCAAGGGCAAGGTGAAAGTGGCTTCCCCGCATCTAGGCCTCTCACACAGTAAGAGCCTGAATCCCGGACGAGGGGACACATGGGACTTCCGGAGCCTACTCCGCGGCCTGCCTGGGTTGCTGTCCCCTAGGGAACCCCTGACTGTGCACACGtgggctcctgccccccagggcctgctgtTGCTGGACCTCAAGGGCACTGTGAGCCTGGTGCAGTCCCATGGTGGAACCCGGGCCGTGGGCACCCTGCAGGAGGCCCCTGGAGGCCTCAGAGGGTCTGCAGCCCTGGGAACCTTTCCTGGAACCCTGGCCTGTGTGCTGGGCTCTGCCTTGGAGCTGCTGGATCTGAGCAGTGGGCAGCTCCTGGAGAGGAAGGTCCTAAGTACAGACAAGGTGCACCTGCTGGAACCCCCGGTCCCTGgcatggaggaagaggaagagctggAGACGCGAGGGGGTCTTCGTTTGCTCTCCGCCTTGGGTCTGTTTTGTGTGGGCTGGAAAGCCCCCCCGGGCCTCGAGGTGCCTTCGGCCAAAGACCTGGTGTTCGAGGAGGCCTGTGGGTATTACCAGCGGCGGAGTCTGCGAGGGGCCCTGCTCACACCAGAGGAACTGAGACACAACAGCATGTTCCGGGCACCTCAGGCCCTGGCCTCCATCCTCCAGGGCCACCTGCCCCCGTCTACACTGCTGACCATGCTGAGGACGGAGCTTCGGGACTACCGGGGTTTAGAGCAGCTCAAGGCCCAGCTGGTGGCTGGCGATGAGGAGGAGgctggctgggctgagctggcagAGCAAGAGGTGACGCGCCTGCTGAGAACCGACTTGGTCGGAGACCAGCTGGCACAGCTCAACACTGTTTTCCAAGCCCTCCCTACAGCCGCCTGGGGTGCTACCCTCAGGGCCTTGCAGCTCCAGCTCGATGGCAGTGGCAGGCTGAGGTCCCAAGCTCCTCCTGATGTGTGGAAGAAGGTTCTAGGGGGTACAACAGCTGGAAAGGAACCCCCCAATGGCATACTGCCCCCCTTTGAACTCCTATGCCAGTGCCTGTGCCGACTGGAGCCTCGATGGCTGCCGCTGTTTGTGGAGCTGGCACAGCAGCAggggggccctggctggggggccggatgcccagggctgcccctgtATCGCCGAGCCCTGGCAGTGCTAGGCGAGGAGGGCAGCAGGCCTGAGGCACTGGAGCTGGAACTGCTGTTGGGCAGTGGGCGGCCCAAAGCTGTGCTCCAAGCCGTGGGGCAGCTGGTGCAGAAGGAGCAGTGGGAGCGGGCCCTGGAGGCCGGCCTGGCCCTCGGcccctccagccccctgctccgAAGTGAGATCTTCAAACTGCTGCTGGCCGAGTTTGCCAGGCACCGCCGGCTCGatgctcacctccccctcctctgccgCCTGTGCCCACCAGAACTGACTCCATCCGAGCTCCTCCTGCTAATCCGGGCACACCTCCCAGATGACGTGGGACCCCCCAGCCCATTCCCTGAGCCCGGGGCAGAGCCCCCACTCACTGTGGGTTTGCTCCGAGTCCTGCTGGAGCAGACAGGGGCACAAGGACAGCCCTCGGGCCCAGTTCTAAGCCTCTATGAGGACATCCtatgggacccaggcactccgcctcccaccccacctcgaGGACCCATGACTGCCCTTCAGGCATCGGAGCCCTCAGGCCTGGACACCTGGTTACCATCCGGACAGAACCTCTGTGTGGCTGACACAGGGAATCGTTTCTAG